The following are encoded in a window of Acinonyx jubatus isolate Ajub_Pintada_27869175 chromosome D4, VMU_Ajub_asm_v1.0, whole genome shotgun sequence genomic DNA:
- the SNAPC4 gene encoding snRNA-activating protein complex subunit 4 isoform X2, with product MDVDAEREKIAKEIEELERILDPSSSSISVEVSESGLALDSEADSLPEEDSDAAGSLASEEERWGEASNGEDDPKKTLPEDPETCLQLNMVYQEVIQERLAEVSLLLAQNREQQEEIMCDLAGSKGPKVKGGKSLPPNLYIGHFMKPYFKDRVTGVGPPANEDTREKAAQGIKAFEELLVTKWKNWEKALLRRSVVSDRLQRLLQPKLLKLEYLHQKRSRVTSEAERQVLEKQSREAEKEVQDIRELPEETLLGNRLDGHDWEKISNVNFEGGRSAEEIRKFWQNCEHPSINKQEWSGPEVEQLKAIAAKHGHLQWQKIAKELGTGRSAFQCLQKYQQHNRALKRREWTPEEDHLLTQLVREMRVGSHIPYRRIVYYMEGRDSMQLIYRWTKSLDPNLKKGLWAPEEDAKLLRAVAKYGEQDWFKIREEVPGRSDAQCRDRYLRRLHFGLKKGRWSTKEEEKLMELIEKYGVGHWAKIASELPHRTGSQCLSKWKIMVRKKQSRGRRRRRRPLRSVRWSSSSEDGSDGDSSSSSSSRDSEESEPEETPEARAGGQVLPSAQHAVPDMDLWVPARQSAGGPCAGGAWGRPGRPAASPSPPRGTSGAEAGPAAWPAASAPAQEAGRAHAPSGTRSSSASAVGCPGSADAPPSGSEAPADESGSRLLRVPLETVLQVLRTNTAHRCRTLVGLAHGPRCPCPSVWAPCPSRTGKGREPQMPFFLTQKKLRQPGLLGPSVGAGPSDCAVAGPCVRQLWHRTIGNRQRWRGHSLQRRLLERQLLTAVSPWVGDIVLPCTPRRPAAAHTRADGIRKQLQDAHLASTPVFTLFIQLFQIDTAGCMEVVRERKAQPPALLQTGTRDPVPGLLPMPSSTRNATGHSFRSAPAREAVKQSASLKGSRGLQPCHAESGPQVPPPAPCGPRPKPKTVSELLREKRLREARARKAAPGAVVLPPQLLLSSPLILQPRLPVAPHGPSASGLAVTASVLSRPSAPAATEPCTSGSRASAEDGRPSPLPVLAGALASTEAAPAASMVPVLGPSQVPVNCHRGGPGQSQAPATTQKQGLPEAPPFLPAVPSPSQLPVQPICPTPAVGTHERGPQVVASTPLPVTWVLTAQGLLPVPTVVGLPGPAGTSDSKGLSVALSSSLPGTQIGQGPGLPGSTHPWQTPTSRDTDSDPPSETDPPGLPMPHRSQGSTEVDRDGAHGPAGGSFPGEAQVAGDTAVSGAPSQAALLADHPEAKSPRPGQPPLRGGTGPGSGPGGTAGSALRPERLGKPLGLERPPPPRPGPERGALDLDLVSQEEGGLGAQSRLPRAGGRRSPARLAGTGTEVAPGQPGLPAAQGAVPGGLHPPRAPGHPVPRWRSHHPVRSHEG from the exons ATGGACGTGGACGCCgaaagagagaaaatagcaaAGGAGATTGAAGAATTAGAAAGGATCTTGGATCCCAGCTCCTCGAGTATCAGCGTGGAGGTCTCGGAGTCTGGTCTTGCACTGGATTCCGAAGCAG ACTCGCTGCCTGAAGAGGACTCGGACGCTGCTGGCTCCCTGGCCTCG gaagaggagaggtggggagaggccagCAATGGCGAAGACGACCCCAAGAAGACCCTCCCTGAAGACCCAGAGACCTGCCTGCAGTTGAACATGGTCTACCAGGAGGTCATCCAGGAGAGGCTGGCAGAGGTCAGCCTCCTGCTGGCCCAGAACCGGGAGCAGCAG GAGGAGATCATGTGTGACCTGGCAGGGTCCAAAGGCCCCAAGGTGAAAGGTGGCAAGAGTCTGCCCCCGAATCTGTACATAGGGCACTTCATGAAGCCCTACTTCAAGGACAGGGTCACCGGAGTG GGGCCTCCAGCCAACGAAGACACGCGGGAGAAGGCCGCCCAGGGCATCAAGGCTTTCGAGGAGCTCCTGGTGACTAAGT GGAAAAACTGGGAGAAGGCCTTGCTCAGAAGGTCAGTGGTGAGCGACCGCCTACAGCGCCTGCTTCAGCCCAAGTTACTGAA GCTTGAATACTTGCACCAGAAACGGAGTAGGGTGACCagtgaggcagagaggcaggtCCTGGAGAAGCAGAGCAGAGAGGCGGAGAAGGAGGTCCAGGACATCCG GGAGCTCCCAGAGGAGACCTTGCTGGGGAACAGGCTGGACGGCCACGACTGGGAGAAGATCTCCAACGTTAAC TTCGAGGGCGGCCGCAGCGCAGAGGAGATCCGGAAGTTCTGGCAGAACTGTGAGCACCCGAGCATCAACAAGCAGGAGTGGAGCGGGCCGGAGGTCGAGCAGCTCAAGGCCATCGCAGCCAAGCATGGCCACCTGCAGTGGCAGAAGATCGCCAAGGAGCTGGGG ACCGGCCGCAGCGCCTTCCAGTGCCTACAGAAGTACCAGCAGCACAACAGGGCTCTGAAGCGCAGGGAGTGGACCCCAGAGGAGGACCACCTGCTCACCCAGCTCGTGCGGGAGATGCGCGTCGGCAGCCACATCCCCTACCGGAGAA TTGTCTACTACATGGAAGGGAGAGACTCCATGCAGCTCATCTATCGGTGGACCAAGAGCTTGGACCCCAACCTGAAGAAGGGGCTCTGGGCCCCGGAGGAGGATGCG AAATTGCTTCGAGCCGTCGCCAAGTACGGGGAGCAGGATTGGTTTAAAATCCGGGAAGAGGTGCCAGGTAGGAGCGATGCCCAGTGCCGAGATCG GTACCTCAGAAGGCTGCACTTCGGCCTGAAGAAGGGGCGATGGAGCACAAAAGAGGAGGAGAAGTTGATGGAACTGATAGAAAAGTACGGCGTCG GTCACTGGGCAAAGATAGCTTCGGAGCTACCCCATCGGACGGGCTCCCAGTGTCTGAGCAAGTGGAAAATCATGGTCAGG AAGAAGCAGAGTCgggggaggaggcggcggcggcggccccttCGCAGCGTGCGCTGGAGCTCCAGCAGCGAGGACGGCAGCGATggggacagcagcagcagcagcagcagcagggacagTGAGGAGTCGGAGCCAGAGGAAACCCCAGAGGCCCGGGCGGGGGGCCAGGTGCTGCCCTCAGCACAGCACGCCGTGCCAGACATGGACCTGTGGGTGCCTGCCAGGCAGAGCGCCGGCGGGCCGTgcgcggggggcgcctggggccGGCCGGGACGCCCtgctgcctcccccagccctcccagggGCACCAGTGGGGCGGAGGCTGGCCCAGCAGCTTGGCCCGCGGCCTCGGCTCCCGCACAGGAGGCAGGCCGGGCGCACGCCCCATCGGGGACCCGCAGCTCCAGTGCGAGCGCCGTCGGCTGCCCGGGCTCAGCGGATGCTCCCCCCTCGGGCTCAGAGGCGCCGGCGGACGAG AGCGGGAGTCGTCTGCTCAGGGTGCCCCTGGAGACCGTGCTGCAGGTGCTGAGGACCAACACGGCCCACCGGTGCCGGACCCTGGTAGGGCTGGCCCACGGCCcccgctgcccctgcccctcggtctgggccccctgcccctccagaaCAGGGAAGGGCCGGGAACCCCAGATGCCTTTCTTCCTCacacagaagaaactgaggcagccaggcctgCTCGGCCCATCCGTGGGGGCCGGCCCCAGTGACTGCGCCGTAGCCGGGCCCTGCGTCCGGCAGCTGTGGCACAGGACGATCGGGAACAGGCAGCGATGGCGGGGACACTCCCTGCAGAGGAGGCTCCTTGAGCGCCAGCTCCTGACGGCTGTGAGCCCGTGGGTGGGCGACATCGTCCTGCCCTGCACTCCCCGAAGGCCTGCCGCGGCACACACCCGAG CCGATGGCATCAGGAAGCAGCTTCAGGACGCCCACCTGGCCAGCACCCCGGTGTTCACCCTCTTTATCCAG CTGTTCCAGATTGACACTGCTGGCTGCATGGAGGTCGTTCGAGAGAGGAAggcccagccccctgccctgctgCAGACTGGCACCCGGGACCCAGTGCCTGGGCTCCTACCG ATGCCTTCAAGTACCCGGAACGCTACAG GCCACAGCTTCCGGAGCGCGCCAGCCCGAGAAGCTGTGAAGCAGAGCGCCAGCCTCAAAGGGAGCAGGGGGCTGCAGCCCTGCCATGCCGAGTCCGGTCCGCAGGTGCCCCCACCAGCTCCGTGTGGTCCCCGGCCCAAGCCCAAGACTGTCTCCGAGCTGCTCCGGGAGAAGCGGCTGCGGGAGGCCCGGGCCAGGAAGGCCGCCCCGGGCGCTGTGGTCCTCCCACCCCAGCTGCTGCTCTCCTCCCCACTGATTCTCCAGCCCCGTCTCCCGGTGGCCCCCCACGGCCCCTCGGCTTCGGGCCTGGCTGTCACAGCCTCGGTGCTCTCCCGGCCTAGCGCCCCTGCCGCGACAGAGCCGTGCACTTCCGGTTCTCGGGCCTCAGCCGAGGACGGAAGGCCCTCCCCCCTGCCAGTCTTGGCCGGCGCCCTGGCCTCCACAGAGGCTGCCCCTGCTGCCTCCATGGTGCCAGTTCTGGGCCCCAGCCAGGTCCCCGTGAACTGCCATCGAGGTGGCCCGGGACAGTCTCAGGCCCCTGCCACCACCCAGAAGCAGGGCTTGCCAGAGGCACCACCCTTTCTCCCTGCAGTCCCCAGCCCCTCTCAGCTGCCCGTCCAGCCCATCTGCCCGACGCCAGCTGTGGGCACACACGAGAGGGGGCCACAGGTGGTGGCCAGCACCCCTCTGCCGGTCACCTGGGTGCTCACAGCCCAGGGGCTCCTCCCCGTGCCCACCGTGGTGGGCCTTCCTGGGCCAGCAGGGACCTCTGACTCCAAGGGACTGTCCGTGGCTCTGTCGTCCTCCCTGCCTGGGACACAGATAGGCCAGGGTCCCGGGCTCCCCGGGTCGACCCACCCCTGGCAGACCCCCACCAGCCGGGACACAGACTCAGACCCTCCCTCCGAGACAGACCCGCCGGGCCTTCCGATGCCCCACCGGTCTCAAGGTTCCACGGAGGTGGACAGAGACGGGGCCCACGGCCCGGCGGGGGGCTCCTTCCCTGGAGAGGCTCAAGTGGCCGGGGACACAGCCGTGTCTGGGGCACCCTCCCAAGCCGCGCTCCTGGCTGACCACCCTGAAGCAAAGTCCCCCAGGCCCGGCCAGCCGCCTCTTCGAGGTGGCACCGGCCCTGGGAGTGGCCCAGGAGGGACAGCAGGGTCCGCCTTGAGACCAGAGAGACTCGGGAAGCCTCTGGGCCTGGAgaggccacccccaccccggcctgggCCTGAGAGGGGTGCCCTGGACTTGGACCTCGTGTCTCAGGAGG AAGGCGGCCTTGGAGCGCAGAGCCGCCTCCCTCGTGCCGGGGGGCGCCGGAGCCCTGCACGCCTCGCTGGGACAGGTACGGAGGTGGCTCCGGGACAGCCCGGCCTACCTGCTGCTCAAGGCGCGGTTCCTGGCGGCCTTCACCCTCCCCGCGCTCCTGGCCACCCTGTCCCCCGATGGCGTTCCCACCACCCTGTCCGTAGCCACGAGGGCTGA
- the SNAPC4 gene encoding snRNA-activating protein complex subunit 4 isoform X1 encodes MDVDAEREKIAKEIEELERILDPSSSSISVEVSESGLALDSEADSLPEEDSDAAGSLASEEERWGEASNGEDDPKKTLPEDPETCLQLNMVYQEVIQERLAEVSLLLAQNREQQEEIMCDLAGSKGPKVKGGKSLPPNLYIGHFMKPYFKDRVTGVGPPANEDTREKAAQGIKAFEELLVTKWKNWEKALLRRSVVSDRLQRLLQPKLLKLEYLHQKRSRVTSEAERQVLEKQSREAEKEVQDIRELPEETLLGNRLDGHDWEKISNVNFEGGRSAEEIRKFWQNCEHPSINKQEWSGPEVEQLKAIAAKHGHLQWQKIAKELGTGRSAFQCLQKYQQHNRALKRREWTPEEDHLLTQLVREMRVGSHIPYRRIVYYMEGRDSMQLIYRWTKSLDPNLKKGLWAPEEDAKLLRAVAKYGEQDWFKIREEVPGRSDAQCRDRYLRRLHFGLKKGRWSTKEEEKLMELIEKYGVGHWAKIASELPHRTGSQCLSKWKIMVRKKQSRGRRRRRRPLRSVRWSSSSEDGSDGDSSSSSSSRDSEESEPEETPEARAGGQVLPSAQHAVPDMDLWVPARQSAGGPCAGGAWGRPGRPAASPSPPRGTSGAEAGPAAWPAASAPAQEAGRAHAPSGTRSSSASAVGCPGSADAPPSGSEAPADESGSRLLRVPLETVLQVLRTNTAHRCRTLVGLAHGPRCPCPSVWAPCPSRTGKGREPQMPFFLTQKKLRQPGLLGPSVGAGPSDCAVAGPCVRQLWHRTIGNRQRWRGHSLQRRLLERQLLTAVSPWVGDIVLPCTPRRPAAAHTRADGIRKQLQDAHLASTPVFTLFIQLFQIDTAGCMEVVRERKAQPPALLQTGTRDPVPGLLPMPSSTRNATGHSFRSAPAREAVKQSASLKGSRGLQPCHAESGPQVPPPAPCGPRPKPKTVSELLREKRLREARARKAAPGAVVLPPQLLLSSPLILQPRLPVAPHGPSASGLAVTASVLSRPSAPAATEPCTSGSRASAEDGRPSPLPVLAGALASTEAAPAASMVPVLGPSQVPVNCHRGGPGQSQAPATTQKQGLPEAPPFLPAVPSPSQLPVQPICPTPAVGTHERGPQVVASTPLPVTWVLTAQGLLPVPTVVGLPGPAGTSDSKGLSVALSSSLPGTQIGQGPGLPGSTHPWQTPTSRDTDSDPPSETDPPGLPMPHRSQGSTEVDRDGAHGPAGGSFPGEAQVAGDTAVSGAPSQAALLADHPEAKSPRPGQPPLRGGTGPGSGPGGTAGSALRPERLGKPLGLERPPPPRPGPERGALDLDLVSQEGEAVVREWLRGRRGVSVPPLGGGLPYQPPALCSLRALSALLLQKAALERRAASLVPGGAGALHASLGQVRRWLRDSPAYLLLKARFLAAFTLPALLATLSPDGVPTTLSVATRADPESEDDLGLEESELTDGCSTTGPRAGPAAATPIQGAPDPGESSASCCLDSSDNLDVLRTRHARKRRRLV; translated from the exons ATGGACGTGGACGCCgaaagagagaaaatagcaaAGGAGATTGAAGAATTAGAAAGGATCTTGGATCCCAGCTCCTCGAGTATCAGCGTGGAGGTCTCGGAGTCTGGTCTTGCACTGGATTCCGAAGCAG ACTCGCTGCCTGAAGAGGACTCGGACGCTGCTGGCTCCCTGGCCTCG gaagaggagaggtggggagaggccagCAATGGCGAAGACGACCCCAAGAAGACCCTCCCTGAAGACCCAGAGACCTGCCTGCAGTTGAACATGGTCTACCAGGAGGTCATCCAGGAGAGGCTGGCAGAGGTCAGCCTCCTGCTGGCCCAGAACCGGGAGCAGCAG GAGGAGATCATGTGTGACCTGGCAGGGTCCAAAGGCCCCAAGGTGAAAGGTGGCAAGAGTCTGCCCCCGAATCTGTACATAGGGCACTTCATGAAGCCCTACTTCAAGGACAGGGTCACCGGAGTG GGGCCTCCAGCCAACGAAGACACGCGGGAGAAGGCCGCCCAGGGCATCAAGGCTTTCGAGGAGCTCCTGGTGACTAAGT GGAAAAACTGGGAGAAGGCCTTGCTCAGAAGGTCAGTGGTGAGCGACCGCCTACAGCGCCTGCTTCAGCCCAAGTTACTGAA GCTTGAATACTTGCACCAGAAACGGAGTAGGGTGACCagtgaggcagagaggcaggtCCTGGAGAAGCAGAGCAGAGAGGCGGAGAAGGAGGTCCAGGACATCCG GGAGCTCCCAGAGGAGACCTTGCTGGGGAACAGGCTGGACGGCCACGACTGGGAGAAGATCTCCAACGTTAAC TTCGAGGGCGGCCGCAGCGCAGAGGAGATCCGGAAGTTCTGGCAGAACTGTGAGCACCCGAGCATCAACAAGCAGGAGTGGAGCGGGCCGGAGGTCGAGCAGCTCAAGGCCATCGCAGCCAAGCATGGCCACCTGCAGTGGCAGAAGATCGCCAAGGAGCTGGGG ACCGGCCGCAGCGCCTTCCAGTGCCTACAGAAGTACCAGCAGCACAACAGGGCTCTGAAGCGCAGGGAGTGGACCCCAGAGGAGGACCACCTGCTCACCCAGCTCGTGCGGGAGATGCGCGTCGGCAGCCACATCCCCTACCGGAGAA TTGTCTACTACATGGAAGGGAGAGACTCCATGCAGCTCATCTATCGGTGGACCAAGAGCTTGGACCCCAACCTGAAGAAGGGGCTCTGGGCCCCGGAGGAGGATGCG AAATTGCTTCGAGCCGTCGCCAAGTACGGGGAGCAGGATTGGTTTAAAATCCGGGAAGAGGTGCCAGGTAGGAGCGATGCCCAGTGCCGAGATCG GTACCTCAGAAGGCTGCACTTCGGCCTGAAGAAGGGGCGATGGAGCACAAAAGAGGAGGAGAAGTTGATGGAACTGATAGAAAAGTACGGCGTCG GTCACTGGGCAAAGATAGCTTCGGAGCTACCCCATCGGACGGGCTCCCAGTGTCTGAGCAAGTGGAAAATCATGGTCAGG AAGAAGCAGAGTCgggggaggaggcggcggcggcggccccttCGCAGCGTGCGCTGGAGCTCCAGCAGCGAGGACGGCAGCGATggggacagcagcagcagcagcagcagcagggacagTGAGGAGTCGGAGCCAGAGGAAACCCCAGAGGCCCGGGCGGGGGGCCAGGTGCTGCCCTCAGCACAGCACGCCGTGCCAGACATGGACCTGTGGGTGCCTGCCAGGCAGAGCGCCGGCGGGCCGTgcgcggggggcgcctggggccGGCCGGGACGCCCtgctgcctcccccagccctcccagggGCACCAGTGGGGCGGAGGCTGGCCCAGCAGCTTGGCCCGCGGCCTCGGCTCCCGCACAGGAGGCAGGCCGGGCGCACGCCCCATCGGGGACCCGCAGCTCCAGTGCGAGCGCCGTCGGCTGCCCGGGCTCAGCGGATGCTCCCCCCTCGGGCTCAGAGGCGCCGGCGGACGAG AGCGGGAGTCGTCTGCTCAGGGTGCCCCTGGAGACCGTGCTGCAGGTGCTGAGGACCAACACGGCCCACCGGTGCCGGACCCTGGTAGGGCTGGCCCACGGCCcccgctgcccctgcccctcggtctgggccccctgcccctccagaaCAGGGAAGGGCCGGGAACCCCAGATGCCTTTCTTCCTCacacagaagaaactgaggcagccaggcctgCTCGGCCCATCCGTGGGGGCCGGCCCCAGTGACTGCGCCGTAGCCGGGCCCTGCGTCCGGCAGCTGTGGCACAGGACGATCGGGAACAGGCAGCGATGGCGGGGACACTCCCTGCAGAGGAGGCTCCTTGAGCGCCAGCTCCTGACGGCTGTGAGCCCGTGGGTGGGCGACATCGTCCTGCCCTGCACTCCCCGAAGGCCTGCCGCGGCACACACCCGAG CCGATGGCATCAGGAAGCAGCTTCAGGACGCCCACCTGGCCAGCACCCCGGTGTTCACCCTCTTTATCCAG CTGTTCCAGATTGACACTGCTGGCTGCATGGAGGTCGTTCGAGAGAGGAAggcccagccccctgccctgctgCAGACTGGCACCCGGGACCCAGTGCCTGGGCTCCTACCG ATGCCTTCAAGTACCCGGAACGCTACAG GCCACAGCTTCCGGAGCGCGCCAGCCCGAGAAGCTGTGAAGCAGAGCGCCAGCCTCAAAGGGAGCAGGGGGCTGCAGCCCTGCCATGCCGAGTCCGGTCCGCAGGTGCCCCCACCAGCTCCGTGTGGTCCCCGGCCCAAGCCCAAGACTGTCTCCGAGCTGCTCCGGGAGAAGCGGCTGCGGGAGGCCCGGGCCAGGAAGGCCGCCCCGGGCGCTGTGGTCCTCCCACCCCAGCTGCTGCTCTCCTCCCCACTGATTCTCCAGCCCCGTCTCCCGGTGGCCCCCCACGGCCCCTCGGCTTCGGGCCTGGCTGTCACAGCCTCGGTGCTCTCCCGGCCTAGCGCCCCTGCCGCGACAGAGCCGTGCACTTCCGGTTCTCGGGCCTCAGCCGAGGACGGAAGGCCCTCCCCCCTGCCAGTCTTGGCCGGCGCCCTGGCCTCCACAGAGGCTGCCCCTGCTGCCTCCATGGTGCCAGTTCTGGGCCCCAGCCAGGTCCCCGTGAACTGCCATCGAGGTGGCCCGGGACAGTCTCAGGCCCCTGCCACCACCCAGAAGCAGGGCTTGCCAGAGGCACCACCCTTTCTCCCTGCAGTCCCCAGCCCCTCTCAGCTGCCCGTCCAGCCCATCTGCCCGACGCCAGCTGTGGGCACACACGAGAGGGGGCCACAGGTGGTGGCCAGCACCCCTCTGCCGGTCACCTGGGTGCTCACAGCCCAGGGGCTCCTCCCCGTGCCCACCGTGGTGGGCCTTCCTGGGCCAGCAGGGACCTCTGACTCCAAGGGACTGTCCGTGGCTCTGTCGTCCTCCCTGCCTGGGACACAGATAGGCCAGGGTCCCGGGCTCCCCGGGTCGACCCACCCCTGGCAGACCCCCACCAGCCGGGACACAGACTCAGACCCTCCCTCCGAGACAGACCCGCCGGGCCTTCCGATGCCCCACCGGTCTCAAGGTTCCACGGAGGTGGACAGAGACGGGGCCCACGGCCCGGCGGGGGGCTCCTTCCCTGGAGAGGCTCAAGTGGCCGGGGACACAGCCGTGTCTGGGGCACCCTCCCAAGCCGCGCTCCTGGCTGACCACCCTGAAGCAAAGTCCCCCAGGCCCGGCCAGCCGCCTCTTCGAGGTGGCACCGGCCCTGGGAGTGGCCCAGGAGGGACAGCAGGGTCCGCCTTGAGACCAGAGAGACTCGGGAAGCCTCTGGGCCTGGAgaggccacccccaccccggcctgggCCTGAGAGGGGTGCCCTGGACTTGGACCTCGTGTCTCAGGAGGGTGAGGCGGTCGTGCGGGAATGGCTGAGGGGACGGCGTGGGGTGAGCGTGCCCCCGCTGGGGGGAGGGCTGCCTTACCAGCCCCCCGCCCTGTGCAGCCTGCGGGCCCTGTCTGCACTCTTGCTCCAGAAGGCGGCCTTGGAGCGCAGAGCCGCCTCCCTCGTGCCGGGGGGCGCCGGAGCCCTGCACGCCTCGCTGGGACAGGTACGGAGGTGGCTCCGGGACAGCCCGGCCTACCTGCTGCTCAAGGCGCGGTTCCTGGCGGCCTTCACCCTCCCCGCGCTCCTGGCCACCCTGTCCCCCGATGGCGTTCCCACCACCCTGTCCGTAGCCACGAGGGCTGACCCCGAGAGCGAGGACGACCTGGGCCTGGAGGAGTCGGAGCTCACTGATGGCTGCTCCACGACCGGTCCTCGGGCAGGGCCGGCGGCCGCCACCCCCATTCAG GGAGCCCCAGACCCTGGGGAGAGCTCTGCCTCTTGCTGCCTAGACAGTTCTGACAACCTGGATGTGCTCAGAACCCGGCATGCCCGGAAGAGGAGGCGGCTGGTGTGA